A part of Paroedura picta isolate Pp20150507F chromosome 7, Ppicta_v3.0, whole genome shotgun sequence genomic DNA contains:
- the KCNV2 gene encoding potassium voltage-gated channel subfamily V member 2: MWGFKQRRQNQISNLKAAACDATEEHKEAWYIDTATRGFGITKWGSQVQLSQESDKNSLEEEEEEEEEEEEEEEGFSTLFPFTPAFSSRAAASSSVLNINVGGHSYRLTYQSVAIYPTTRLGLLATSTDRSCQLGLCDDYAAQGDEYFFDRDPAVFQLVYNFYASGVLLVRDELCPFSFLEELSYWGVRLKYTPRCCRICFEERCDELNEQLKVQQDLQAQAAARESEHLFRHMRYAEQRWRLWNLMEKPFSSTLAKAMGVASSFFVLISVVALALNTVEEMQHKDQGTGEVHPMLEHVETFCIAFFTLEYVLRLISTPDIRHFACSTLNAVDLIAILPLYLQLVLEHFVDEDHPRGQGSQHEHDIEKVGRVGKVGQVLRIMRLMRIFRILKLARHSTGLRAFGFTLRQCYQQVGCLLLFIALGIFAFSAMVYTVEHDVSSTNFTSIPHAWWWAAVSISTVGYGDMCPETYLGRLFAFFCIAFGIILNGMPISVLYNKFSDYYIKLKAYEYTAIRKDRGKVDFAHRAMKKMLQCCGNRPAQLPRHRYH, translated from the exons ATGTGGGGTTTTAAACAGAGAAGACAAAACCAAATTTCAAATTTGAAAGCAGCCGCTTGTGATGCCACAGAGGAACATAAAGAGGCATGGTACATAGACACAGCAACCCGAGGATTTGGTATTACTAAGTGGGGATCCCAGGTGCAATTATCCCAAGAAAGTGACAAGAacagcttggaggaggaggaggaggaggaggaggaggaggaggaggaagaggagggattcTCCACATTGTTCCCATTCACTCCTGCCTTTTCTTCCAGGGCTGCAGCATCTTCATCAGTGCTGAACATTAACGTCGGTGGGCACAGCTACCGCCTTACTTACCAGTCAGTGGCAATCTACCCTACCACACGGCTGGGCCTCTTGGCCACTTCCACGGACCGCAGTTGCCAGCTAGGTCTGTGCGATGACTACGCAGCTCAAGGCGACGAATACTTCTTTGATCGCGATCCTGCTGTCTTCCAGCTGGTTTACAACTTCTATGCTTCAGGCGTTTTACTGGTGCGGGACGAGCTGTGCCCCTTCAGCTTCTTGGAAGAGCTGAGTTACTGGGGGGTCAGACTCAAGTACACCCCCCGGTGCTGCCGCATTTGCTTTGAGGAGAGATGCGACGAACTGAACGAGCAGCTGAAAGTGCAGCAGGACCTTCAGGCTCAAGCCGCAGCCCGGGAAAGCGAGCACCTCTTCCGCCACATGCGCTATGCAGAGCAGCGGTGGCGCCTTTGGAACCTCATGGAAAAGCCCTTCTCCTCAACCCTGGCCAAAGCCATGGGGGTGGCCTCCAGTTTCTTTGTGCTCATCTCGGTGGTGGCATTGGCTCTCAACACTGTAGAGGAGATGCAGCACAAGGACCAGGGTACTGGGGAGGTTCATCCCATGTTGGAGCATGTGGAGACATTCTGCATTGCTTTCTTCACACTGGAATATGTGCTGCGGTTGATCTCTACCCCAGACATACGCCACTTTGCTTGCAGCACACTCAATGCTGTGGACCTCATTGCAATACTGCCCCTTTACCTCCAGCTAGTGCTGGAACATTTTGTCGATGAGGACCATCCTCGGGGCCAAGGCTCACAGCATGAGCATGACATTGAGAAGGTGGGGAGAGTGGGAAAGGTAGGGCAGGTGCTACGCATCATGCGGCTTATGCGTATTTTCCGCATCCTGAAGCTGGCCCGCCACTCTACAGGGTTACGAGCCTTTGGCTTTACTTTGCGCCAGTGCTATCAGCAGGTGGGCTGTCTCTTGCTCTTCATTGCCTTGGGGATTTTTGCCTTCTCTGCTATGGTCTACACAGTGGAGCATGATGTTTCCAGCACAAATTTTACCAGCATTCCACATGCCTGGTGGTGGGCTGCT GTCAGCATTTCTACAGTGGGCTACGGAGACATGTGCCCGGAAACCTACCTGGGACGActgtttgctttcttctgcattgcTTTTGGGATAATTTTGAATGGAATGCCGATCTCTGTCCTCTACAATAAATTCTCAGACTATTACATCAAGCTGAAAGCTTATGAGTATACAGCCATACGGAAGGACAGAGGGAAAGTAGATTTTGCACACAGAGCCATGAAGAAAATGTTGCAGTGCTGTGGAAACAGGCCAGCTCAACTACCAAGACACAGATACCACTAA